The sequence below is a genomic window from Phoenix dactylifera cultivar Barhee BC4 chromosome 8, palm_55x_up_171113_PBpolish2nd_filt_p, whole genome shotgun sequence.
cttaagaatcatatttataggagaaaaaatactttccgtgaaccaaacgagcccttaagcTGTGGAGAAGAAGATTAGTCTGGGCTAATAAATCTATATAAcatcttttttattaattaattttggaCTATGCCACATgagaggaaggaaaaaaagaaaaagaagatgggAAGCATTGAAACAATTGAAATATGGCGATTTTGGGATCGTCCAAATCTATCACTTCATCCCACTTCATTAATGGATCATCTTTTAACAGAAATTACAGAGTAAGTAACAGCATGTGGTACTTATAAGCAattggatttgaaattaatgataTAGATTTTACAAGGATCTCGAATTTGTTGGAATAGAATAACAATAAATCCTTCTATTTTAGTTGTTGTCAGTGTTACGTTGCATAATTTTTGGTGATTTGTTTGAGtcagaaaaatatgatttattATATGATGATCATCTTGACAATGATGGCAATCATTTTGAGTGTATTTTGTGGAAGATTATATGCATGCTGGGTGCTAATTTTTTCTATATTGGATTTCATCTTTCTTTCAAATGTTTCTATCTACCTGTTTTTAAAATCCTTTTTGACTTGACCAACCTCTCTTCATTGTTGGGTTTCTTGTTCATTAGAGAGCCTCACTATATTGTGTGATGAGGTTTGAACTACACCCATTACTAGGAAGTAAATTATCTTGGATTCATCGCATCTTCCTACGCTTAAAACATCTTAATGGTGATGTATTTCAGCTTGCTTCTTTGAAGTCGACCATATCCATATATCATACTGCTAGCAATAAAAAAACAGCTTCATCCGAGAAACAttggaaatttttaattttcattttaaAAAAGGATCAAATGTTTAAATAGAAATTTTAATTATTGCCTTTCTAAAAATGGTTCAAGTTTTAAAGTCCATTCTTAAAAGTTCTATATTGGATATGTAAATGTAGGTAGACCCGTATTTATTCATGTCCAGTTGTTCTAGAATACATAGCGAGATATAGTTTGACTCATGCACTGTGAAGTATATGTTACGAGTTACTCGGACCGAGCTATAGAGAGCCCCGCATCAACTAGCCTTGTAGGTTGGATTGGGCTAGATTAAATTTGGTTGATTTTGTCAAGATTGTGTTATACCTGTAACCACTTATGATCGCCTTGGCGAATAactaatatgggactaaatatacgTCTGCACGGATCTTCATATATTTTTCCGTTCAAGCTCTGACGTTCACATtaggctaaggattcaaatctatttaaatctaatcataagtacTACAATTGACCTATGATCCGTCTCCACAAGCTTATGAGGACTCAGAGCTTAAACAAGGAGAGTATATGAGGACTCGTGCAGCATGTATTTTAGTTTCTCATTGGTTATTTGATGAGGAatcttgagtatttatatatgactaaaaatccaaaaaatttgGGTTCTCACCCTAACACTTTAacatccttatatatatatatattgaattttttttttagataaataatCTTAATTCAGAATTTATCTGGGATCCATGCTATCCTTGTGAAACATCATGGTCGCGAGATGTAGTTCCCACGGCTAACATGTctcttgcataaaaaaaaatatggtgcGGGCCGCCTAAATCATCATCATCCGGAGCGTCGAGGTGCAATTTCGTTATTTACATCAAATCCGCGGGGTAGTTTCGGAATCGTCGGCTAGTAGCTAGAAAGCGACCGCCGGTCACTGTGAGTTGCTTCGGGTCCACGGAGGAGGGAAAGGGGAAGGCAACGGGCGTCGATGAGCTCCAGCTTCCCACGGTCTCCCTCCCCGGTCCTCCTCAACATAGGTCAGAATCTCTCGAAATTTCCCTATTTAATTTGGACTTTCTTCGATTTATATGTTCCTCTCCTATAAACCGAACCAAGTTGGAATCTTGCCCCTTTTttgtgaattttatggatttttttttggttttaatgGACCAGAAAAGTTGAAGACGAGCCCTCAGAATCTATTAGTTCATCATGTATTTTTGAAGAGAAATATGAATTTCTTTCGATTCGTCTGTTCTACTTCTTGAATCCTCAATCAAGGTGGAATCTTACCtgatattttttggatttttgttGATTGTAATGGACCAATTGTTGCTGGGGAACCCTAAGAATCTAATTTTTCAATACAAGCTATTGAATAAGAATGACGTTAAGCTGATTtggctctttattttttttaaaattattgttTCTGGAAAAATTTGTCGTTTGGAATTCTGGGGAAGTCACGGTTGCATGAGGCAACGATTGATGAGTGTGAATGGTTTTGGGGGAACTATGAAATTGATGACTGTGTTGAGAATGATTCTGACGAGATTCAAAGATTATGCAATGGTAGTTGGATTGAGGATGCAATTGGGAAGATTTTCACTTCTTCAGCTGGGAGGTACATTGGCCACTGAATGATCAGTCTAATTTTGTTGGCACAACCTGCCAGACTCTGGCTTCCGCACTAATAGTTTATgggttctaaattctaataCGGATCCATGAGAGGAGGTTCTCTCTACCATTCATTTATGAAGTAGTGAGGTGGATAGTTTAAGTTAATTTACATAATTTGTTGGGTGAGGATAAAGATTACTACAATGAGTAATGGAGTTGGGGTTGATATCTCGAAGCCATTGGCTTTTAATACCTAGTAGATCTAGTGCATATCATTTGGAGGACTAGGATAAAAGCAGTAAATGAATTTGGTTTGAGTAAGAGGTAAGTTTGAGTTGAACCTAAATTTTGGTATGCTCCTTCTTCTAGTTTCTCTATTTATCTCTTTTTGCCTAACCGAGTATTAGCTCAGCTTGGTTGCAACAAATATTGTATACCCAGTTAAAACAAAAATGCTTGAGAAGCTAATGCAGATCTTGTTCACTTGGTTTATTCTCAGAGAGAAGTGCCAAATATAATAATTCATCAAAAATCATAATGATTAATGCTATTTCTACCCACAGCTTTATTTGTTATCCGTTTATTTGGATGTGGAAGCTGACCTGGCATGTCAGTGAAGTAGGTTCAGGTGATATGAAACACCCTTGTATGTGCTTATATGGCACTTAGCAATCATGAgtttgtaaattaattttttaatgaaaaaaaacttctcttccttttttctcctctccatcgagtttctttttttttttttttctgttttctggGCATGTTATGTACAAATCTGCAGGATTTTGATGGTTGCATTGTGCCATCTTCTTTTCCCCATTTTCTTTTTACTCATATTCTATAGTATATCATTTTTTGTCGTTTGCAGGGGGGAAGAAATATGCAACAACAATTGATACACTTACTCAGCGTGAGCCTGATTCCATGATTGCAGCAATGTTTAGTGGTCGGCATACTGTTTCTCGCGATTCTGAAACGGTACTATTTGATCTTTTGAAACAAGATTATTTGCATCTCTTTTAGCTCTTCTGTATGTCATTATTCTATAGATTCAGTTAGTGCTTGGTGTAAAATTGTCCAGCCTGCTGAGTTATGCTCAATGACATTCTGGAGTTGTCACTTTTTTGGGTTCCTATAGTGTAGCTATAGTGTAgcataatttttgaaatccttttctttttttttctttttttccatgAGAAGTATCTCTTGCGATTAAGTGTGGTGAGTGCCTCTAATATAAAGCTGTGACATTGTTTTAGGATAAAAGTTTACTGCTAATGAAGCTTAGGTACCAAACACAAGTATTAACATCGATATTAAATGACATGCACTAAGGTATATCATATACTGTAGCAGTATTTTCTATGTTGCGcagtattctttttttttcttcgttaTGATCTGATTGGGGAGAAGGAAGAATTTCCTTAACCTGCTTAACTCGAATATTTAGATGGAAGAATTTCTGTTGTGCTTTTGGATCTGCCTTGGTTGCTGTCTCAGGTTTTCTCGCCATTAGTCTTAATTTTGCATCTACTTGCTTAAGTTTAGGCAGCTCCTCAACCTCAATCATATTGATGTTTGCCTTCCCTTTTTTCTTGGAATCCTCATCCTTCGACTTCTTCCTTTTCGATTGTAACTCGATTCTCATGGCTTTTGCGCTACCTTCATCGATATCTTCAATTTTGAAGAGCTTCAGCTCCTTTCAAATGCTCTTGTGGAGATCTCTGACATATTTCATGAAGATTGCATGATCATCGATGGAGATCTCAAGTAAGGTAATTTGCTTGTGAAATTTAGTGTTGTAGTCTTGGACAGATTGATTATGCTTCTGCCGCAGGTGTTGCCACTTGACTTACTGATCCTCCTCATGGCCGATTGGGTAGATTTGCTCTACGTCAAATTAGAGATGCCGTTGTTTCTCATGTACGAATTCCATCAAGTAAGGGCATAGCTGGAAAGCTTGAAGTGGGTAAAAGCTATCTTTTGGACACTAGTATATCCATACCTAGTAAAGTGGATCTCTGATTAGTCTAGCTAGTTATCCATCTTCTCTACGTCGACACCTCCATTATATATATGAATCTTGATTCAAGTTTCGACTTTGAAAGGTTGAAAAGGGGGATTCTGAGTGCTCGCAGGTTATTTATCCTCCTTGCTAGAAAATAGATCTTTGTCTCTAGATATGGGTGACAGCTTTGCTACAGGAGTTGCTGGTGCTTGTGTTGAAGGCACGCCAATTGAAACATGGTTTCGATGAGTTGGAAAATCTTTTTTTCTAGTTGTGTGAGACATTCCTTCATCTCATTATTCATCGAAGTAGTAGCATCTAGACTTGCTTTCATCCTTCGATGTACTTCAAGCACTGAGAGCCATTCTTCTATCTACTTGTACCGCTCGTGCATCTGGACCTTAAACTAAGACCCTAACAAATATAAAGGACCAAAGCTCTAATACCAATTTGATCTGATTGGGAAGAAAGGAGAATTCTCTTAACTTGCTTAacgaatctctcaaaaaaaaattagaagaagtAGAAAATTTAGCGAAGGTAGGATCTAGgtccccttttctttctttgattatTCATAAACTGAGATAtatagcctctatttataataatgAGGTTCGCTAATTTAGATTAGATTTCTTTTCTAGTTCGAACATGACTAGCTTTCCTAAAATAGATATGACTAgtgaaaataaatatgaaaaagcTAATATTCTATAGAAGTAAGATCTTAACTTCTATATTGATTTTGCTTTCGCCGCTCCGCCTAATTCTTCCTGGTTTGGGAGATACACCCGGTCAAAATCtttctcataaaaaaaaattggtttaaCTGGCCCAATTCAGAGCTCAAATGATGGAATTTAGACATGATCGCTAGTTGTGCCGCACCCTTTTAGAGGGTGGCGTTACATCGTAGATCATGAAAAgttatccattttttttaaaaaagattatCACAATTAGATGCCGTATGACGAAGTTATGGCCTCCGGAAGTTCGACGTGTGATTCGGTTTTCCAATGtgacaaatttcgctcttagaCCCTATCTAGCACTACCAATAGTGGCCAAGGTAGTTCATATCGAGTCTTATGATTCTCCTAGATCACTTCATGATGTTTGGTTCCTTAATTTAAATTCTCAAGATACATTTGACCTTGACGTAATGGTCATTTTTGACAATCGATTACCCCTATTATTTTTCATGACTAGGAAATACTCTAACATTTCTTGACCAGTTCAATCAAATACTAGTACAATATATCCATGTGTCTAAGTGTCCCGGGCATAAATATCCCTAAGTGATTGCAAAAGTTTGGGGATATTTGTAGTCATCTAATGGATCTGTATTCATGTCGGTAATTGCATTATGGATATGGAGCAAAGAGCTTGATCATGTTTTAGAAATAGTGGAGGATATTATGGAGCCTTTTGAAAAATCCTCCTAACTTATTCAAGGAGAATTGGTGAATTAAGCAAAGCAACGTAGATAACATCTACCTGCCTGCAGCATTTTTCTTGATATTCATAAACATTTTTATTTACTTTTGGTCCTTTTACCATTAGTAaccacaaaaataaaattaatattattttggTGATCAGCATTTTAAACACCATTCTTTATTCTTGTCTAGAAATCTAATAGAAGTATCttttgtgcctttttcttcACTAAGGTTTTACATCTCTGCCTTATGGTGGCTATTCTGCAAAATGAAGACTTGTTATTGCTTAGTTAATTTTTTGCCATCCATCCATTATGGTGTTACAGGACTTTCTTGATCTGCTTTAAAAAGTGGCAAACATTAATCTTTTAGTGGTTTGATGAGTTGTGATGGCTTTGTAAGCTTATAATTATATCCACTGCTGCATCTTTCATAAAGTTTTAATTTCTCAGAgatatattttttgttgttttattgATAATCATTCCAGGCTTGCTATCATGTTATCAATTATTTGAATCCTACTTTTATTCTTTGATCATACTGAATTCTTGCAGGGGACGATATTTGTTGATAGGGATGGGAAACATTTCAGGCATATTCTGAATTGGTTGAGAGATGGGGTCATTCCCATGCTCAAAGACTCAGAATATCAAGAGCTGTTGCGGGAGGCTGAATACTATCAGCTACTTGTAAGTTACATTCTCCATTTTTTCAGTTGGTTAAAGGTCTGCAGTTCAGAGGCTGTGAAATCTTACTGTCAAGTGATTTCTATTTGTTGCCCAAAATAATGATTTGAAGTCCAGATGGCATACATAATCCTGTTGGAAAATGGATGAGTTCTAAGACCATGTGCAGACACATAGAACATGGCTGGATCGTGATCAATCTGGAAAAGCAAATAGAAAGCAAGGTCCTTTCAGTGCTGAAATCAGCACGGATGAATCCATACATAGATGCACTAAGGTTATCTAGTAGATGATGGGCATTTGAATTGTGCACCAATTTTTGTATGATTTctttgtatatatgtatatttacgTATGTGCCCCCATATAGCAATTCTTGATCAGAGGGAATCTTTGGATTATCCAAACTCTTTCCTTATCATCCATGAAATAGAAAATGATGCATTATAATTTTACAAGAAACTCTGCAAACCCAGATGGCGATTGAAAACTGCAAGAGTGCAGGGCCACCTTGGCAAAGTTTGGACATTCCATCTTTGAAATCATTCTCTATAAGAGTCTTCTACATAGAATTCTTCTTCCAGATTGaagtttcattatcttttcctCGGTCTTTAACATTGAGCGGCACAGAGGGATTAATCCTAGCTTACATCATCGTTATTATATTTAAGATAAAATTAAGATGGATTGATTCACCTTGGCTTTTTCTTAGATGATGCCTGATCCATCTTTTCCTCACAACCCTGGTGTGAGGTGCACACTTACGTCAAAGGAACAAGCCTTGATTTCTATGCTTCCCAATGGCATCCGGCATTTAGCTATCCAATTTGAGGTTTTTATTGTGTAATGATTTCTTGAAGCTGCCACTTTGTATGGGTTATCTAACAGCGATAGCTTGATTTACAAGCATGTTCAGGTTGCATTATCAGTTTGAGTGATTCCAAATGTATGTTGAAATCCCACTTCCCCCAAGTTAAATCCTGTCCATCAATACTAATTATGCACCGTCAAGTGCAGATAAGTTTCAATTGCTGCTGATTGCCTCCTTTTAGTATGTGCAAGTGTGTGCAAGAAAGGCAGACCCGTACATGTGCATTCAAAAAGTTTGATTGCAGATCATTGTATCAAAGCCATGAATAATGAGTTTTATACTGCCCATTTGGGATCTTAAGGTGAAAGAATAAGAACACAAGGAATATCAACTTATAACGAGTGCATGCGTCATAAGCCTAGAACCTGGGTTGACCTGGAAAGAGCAGGACTATGTGTGAATGTTAAGAAATTATATAACTGTATAAGTTTATGAAAAATTTCTCTAGCATTGATATTCAATAGAGGGACTATACTACTTACTACTAAGAAAGCAGGGAAAAGATTGATTTGATTCAATTGTGTGCCTTGAAAATGCCATTTATATTATTCTGTTGCCACTTTCTGCCTCCTAATATGAAAGGACAAAATGCATAAGTGGCAGTATTTGTTATTGAAATTTAACAAATTAGATTATCAGAAAGGCCATGCTCAGTGTCCGTTGATGTTTCATAAATATCCTGAATAATCTGTTTTTCTCCATTTCTTGGGACAAAGTGGGTTATTGGCTTCTGGTTGTCAGCATTCTTTGTTGCTTGTAGTGGTTAAAACAAGCCTTCTTTGATTATTTACAGGTGTTATCATAAATTTTTACAGGGATTGGTTGACCATATAAACACAAATTTGAATAAGAAAAAGGATGAAGATGGCTCAGAACCTGAATTAACACGTACAGAGATCATCAAATGCATTCAGTCTGAGAGAGTGAAATTTCGAGGCGTGAATCTTTCTGGTCTTAATCTTTCTAAACTAGTAAGATTTTAACGAACATTGGTTACATAATTATTCAACTTTGTGGAATGTATGTGCCTCCTCATTGCTTCCATCGTTGCTTTCACTTGATCTTGTTAATTTTGAAGGCTCTAAAAATGCATAGAAGCATGATGTTATCATCCAAATTTTAATCAATTTCATATAATGGCTTACTTGCTGATGTCACTCATGTACATAAAATGTTCGTGCTAAGTTGTTAAGCATTTGCATGACAATCACCAGGCCAAATGCTAGTTTAGCTTATGTTTTAGTTACACTTTGAAAAGATATTTAAAATGAGAATCAGGACTTCACACTCTGTGCTTGATCTGTGAAGATTAAAACTGTTGAGCAGGTAGCTGATGCACCTTTAAACTGTTAAGCTAAATAGTTACCTTTTTACCTTCTTTTTCCCCTTCATAGGGATCTAGCCACTCTTCAAATTTGGTGATATACCTCTTCCTGATACGAGAAAATGTTTGATACTTTTCTGAACGAAGATGAAAAACAAGTTTGGATGTTGTGATGTTTCCCTTGCCTGATGTTTGATAAATCTGGCAGTCAGGGTGCATTCCTCAAATTCTTTGCTGCATGCTTGGCATTATCTATCTGAATACGAGTGCAAATCCTTGCAGCTAGatgtataatatattttttgaaggCTGTAgtttcttctttcatttttaGCTCCGGCAATCTTTATACAATGATAGCGAAACAAGAATAGTGCCTATTACCTGCTACCATGATTTCTTATTGCTGATTGCTTAATCAAGCTTTTCTTCTGTTCCCTTCTGAAAGGAAGCTATATTTATGTACATGAGACTGTTTGTTTTGGTGCTTTGCAGGACCTATCATTTGTTGACTTCAGTTAT
It includes:
- the LOC103707040 gene encoding FH protein interacting protein FIP2 isoform X1; translated protein: MSSSFPRSPSPVLLNIGGKKYATTIDTLTQREPDSMIAAMFSGRHTVSRDSETGTIFVDRDGKHFRHILNWLRDGVIPMLKDSEYQELLREAEYYQLLGLVDHINTNLNKKKDEDGSEPELTRTEIIKCIQSERVKFRGVNLSGLNLSKLDLSFVDFSYARIQNTNFSNANLWKARFGDAEAEGSIFQDANLRECELSGANLRGVVLDRANLQSANLQDACLIKCSFCEADLRSAHLQSAKLTDANLKGANLEGANLKGAKLNGTNLQGANLQRAYLRDVDLRDTQLEGARLGGANLLGAIR
- the LOC103707040 gene encoding FH protein interacting protein FIP2 isoform X2; this encodes MSSSFPRSPSPVLLNIGGKKYATTIDTLTQREPDSMIAAMFSGRHTVSRDSETGTIFVDRDGKHFRHILNWLRDGVIPMLKDSEYQELLREAEYYQLLGLVDHINTNLNKKKDEDGSEPELTRTEIIKCIQSERVKFRGVNLSGLNLSKLDLSFVDFSYARIQNTNFSNANLWKARFGDAEAEGSIFQDANLHACLIKCSFCEADLRSAHLQSAKLTDANLKGANLEGANLKGAKLNGTNLQGANLQRAYLRDVDLRDTQLEGARLGGANLLGAIR